Proteins from a single region of Crassaminicella profunda:
- a CDS encoding sigma-70 family RNA polymerase sigma factor, giving the protein MMVKKAKEGDKDALVQLIMAKKQEYYKLAYIYMKNKEDALDAMEDMIVIIYEKIHQLKKEDAFYSWSKTILVNCCKRLLRRKNKIISLDLVKEEVHEGGFEQKDQEIILEKYLSQLNEKHQEAIRLRYFLDLDYQTIADIVKIPLGTVKSRISIGLKKLKESLEVKSHE; this is encoded by the coding sequence ATGATGGTTAAAAAAGCAAAAGAAGGAGATAAAGACGCATTGGTTCAGCTGATTATGGCAAAAAAGCAAGAGTACTACAAACTTGCATATATATATATGAAAAATAAAGAAGATGCATTGGATGCTATGGAAGATATGATTGTGATTATTTATGAAAAGATACATCAGCTAAAGAAAGAAGATGCCTTCTATAGTTGGAGTAAAACGATTTTAGTGAATTGTTGTAAAAGGCTTTTACGAAGAAAGAATAAAATTATTTCATTGGATCTTGTGAAAGAAGAAGTTCATGAGGGTGGTTTTGAGCAAAAGGATCAAGAGATCATCCTTGAAAAATATTTATCTCAATTAAATGAAAAGCATCAAGAGGCAATAAGACTCCGCTATTTTTTAGATTTAGACTATCAAACTATTGCGGATATAGTGAAAATTCCTCTTGGAACAGTAAAATCTCGTATATCCATTGGACTTAAGAAATTAAAAGAAAGTTTGGAGGTGAAGTCTCATGAATGA
- a CDS encoding DUF4179 domain-containing protein yields the protein MNEVEKILRKKKLEIDEIEVPEELETRLRAALKNRHSSKTIKGKWKIKVVAFLIAMMMIGYNVDTLAFYGKKLVGYDTLMSSNLKNLNELEKGQLIGKSYTFKNGEKITLDGIMLDDNQLLAFYTLQGLSENIDNVGSMSMEGIVGRHYMMGGQGEIDEKKKEVKWIMAFEPPYFFEKELRWTFTLTQGDKMEEGEIIFTLDRNKAMGHILKKEINKTIQVDESKIRFESILASPTTTVIKGTIQNIVELAKDQIIGERFRPDEIDIKLIANGKELLEQGSGMSTDMSGMKFDKEYEPLPTDLDKLQIQFVSFQADHDVHEKIKINKDEVNKSLKILGQNITINKVYEENGETYVTITTEESVLLSKVVLIIDGKKINLEETVLDEYDKRGDGRINHTRTLRFLGTGKDLQLDIHRIKYNKIYNQFIDIPMN from the coding sequence ATGAATGAAGTTGAAAAAATCCTAAGAAAGAAGAAATTAGAAATAGATGAAATAGAAGTACCAGAGGAATTAGAAACAAGGTTACGGGCTGCATTAAAAAACAGGCATTCCTCTAAAACTATAAAAGGAAAATGGAAAATAAAAGTAGTAGCTTTTTTGATTGCCATGATGATGATAGGATACAATGTGGACACATTGGCTTTTTATGGGAAAAAGCTTGTTGGATATGATACACTTATGAGCAGTAATTTAAAAAATCTTAATGAATTAGAGAAAGGACAACTTATTGGAAAAAGTTATACCTTTAAGAATGGTGAAAAGATTACCTTAGATGGGATTATGCTAGATGATAATCAATTGCTAGCTTTTTATACATTGCAAGGTCTTAGTGAAAACATAGATAATGTAGGTAGTATGTCTATGGAAGGTATAGTAGGGCGTCATTATATGATGGGGGGACAAGGAGAAATTGATGAAAAAAAGAAAGAGGTTAAATGGATAATGGCTTTTGAGCCTCCATATTTCTTTGAAAAAGAATTAAGATGGACATTTACTTTGACGCAAGGGGATAAAATGGAAGAAGGAGAGATTATTTTTACATTAGATAGAAATAAGGCCATGGGACATATTCTAAAAAAAGAGATTAATAAAACAATTCAAGTAGATGAGAGTAAAATACGTTTTGAATCCATTTTAGCTTCTCCAACTACTACAGTTATAAAAGGAACTATTCAAAATATAGTAGAACTGGCTAAGGATCAAATTATTGGTGAAAGATTCAGACCTGATGAAATAGATATAAAATTGATTGCTAATGGAAAAGAACTTTTAGAACAAGGATCAGGAATGAGTACAGATATGAGTGGAATGAAGTTTGATAAGGAATATGAACCATTGCCAACGGATTTAGATAAGCTTCAAATTCAATTTGTAAGTTTTCAAGCAGATCATGATGTTCATGAAAAAATAAAGATAAATAAAGACGAAGTGAATAAATCATTGAAAATTCTCGGTCAAAATATTACAATTAATAAGGTTTATGAAGAGAATGGGGAAACTTATGTCACCATTACTACAGAAGAAAGTGTATTACTTTCAAAAGTAGTTTTAATAATAGATGGAAAAAAAATAAATCTTGAAGAGACTGTTTTAGATGAATATGATAAAAGGGGAGACGGAAGGATAAATCATACTCGAACTCTTCGATTTTTGGGAACAGGAAAGGATTTGCAATTAGACATTCACAGGATAAAGTATAATAAAATTTATAATCAATTTATAGATATACCTATGAATTGA
- a CDS encoding patatin-like phospholipase family protein, with protein MFLKNIGLVLEGGGMRGAYTSGVLDALMDENIKVSYVIGVSAGANNGADFVAEQRERNKKVFVDIVGDKRYLGISNLLKEGSYFGMNFLFDKVPNELVPFDYETFFNSPVTLKVCATDCEIGQPVYFEHKDFQPKYFVEKILKASCSLPIISLPVEINGKKYLDGGMVDPIPIEKSIDDGNPYNIIILTRNKNYRKTPSKWGFLTNVFLYKYPKLIKILKTRYKKYNNCIERINDLENRGHVYVFRPEKELSVDRFEKDVSKLNDLYEQGYYETMNQMKHFKKWIKSIEEGSTTV; from the coding sequence TTGTTTCTAAAAAATATAGGTCTCGTTCTTGAGGGCGGAGGAATGAGAGGTGCATATACATCAGGGGTATTAGATGCTTTGATGGATGAAAATATAAAGGTTTCTTATGTTATTGGTGTTTCTGCTGGAGCAAATAATGGTGCTGATTTTGTTGCTGAGCAAAGAGAAAGAAATAAAAAAGTTTTTGTAGATATAGTTGGAGATAAAAGATACTTAGGGATATCTAATCTATTGAAAGAAGGAAGTTATTTTGGTATGAATTTTCTCTTTGATAAAGTACCTAATGAATTAGTTCCCTTTGATTATGAAACTTTTTTTAATTCTCCTGTAACCTTGAAGGTATGTGCAACAGATTGTGAAATTGGACAGCCTGTTTATTTTGAACACAAAGATTTTCAACCAAAATATTTTGTTGAAAAAATACTAAAAGCTTCTTGTAGTTTACCAATAATATCATTACCAGTAGAAATAAATGGGAAAAAATATCTTGATGGAGGGATGGTAGATCCCATACCAATAGAGAAATCTATCGATGATGGAAATCCTTATAATATTATTATATTAACGAGAAATAAAAATTATAGAAAGACTCCTTCTAAGTGGGGCTTTTTGACAAATGTATTTTTATATAAGTACCCTAAATTGATTAAAATTCTTAAAACAAGATATAAAAAATATAATAATTGTATTGAAAGAATTAATGATCTTGAAAATAGGGGTCATGTATATGTGTTTCGTCCTGAAAAAGAATTGTCAGTGGATCGATTTGAAAAAGATGTTTCAAAATTGAATGACTTATATGAACAGGGTTATTATGAGACCATGAATCAAATGAAGCATTTTAAAAAATGGATAAAAAGTATAGAAGAAGGCAGTACTACAGTGTAG
- a CDS encoding Crp/Fnr family transcriptional regulator — MKKIINPKLLDYYKKKYHIDDIFDDEVLSFMELHHYEKGEKILQAKNELIYYYFFVEGKIKIFSLLENGKSLLLEFYTEFDTLGDVELFKNLSIRSDVEAVKNSYLIGIPANILREKCHDNIKFLRFMIDSLSIKLESTSNNSSYNLLYPLINRLSSYLLEHITDKDYIILNSSFKDISEFLGTTYRHLHRTFTTLQSKGIIKYHGQTVYILNKNELKKLSKNLYR, encoded by the coding sequence ATGAAAAAAATTATTAATCCAAAGCTTCTAGATTATTATAAAAAAAAATATCATATTGATGATATTTTTGATGATGAAGTGCTCTCCTTTATGGAACTCCATCATTATGAGAAAGGTGAAAAAATTTTACAGGCTAAAAATGAATTGATTTATTATTACTTTTTTGTAGAAGGTAAAATCAAAATCTTCTCTCTCCTAGAGAATGGAAAATCCCTTCTATTAGAATTTTATACTGAATTCGATACATTAGGAGATGTTGAATTATTCAAAAATCTTTCTATTCGTTCCGATGTAGAAGCCGTTAAAAATAGTTATCTAATAGGCATTCCCGCAAACATCTTAAGAGAAAAATGTCATGACAATATAAAATTCTTAAGATTCATGATTGATTCTTTAAGTATCAAACTTGAATCAACTTCTAATAACAGTTCTTATAATCTACTGTATCCATTGATTAATCGTTTATCTAGTTATTTACTTGAGCATATTACAGATAAGGATTATATTATCTTAAATTCATCCTTTAAAGATATTTCTGAGTTTTTAGGTACTACTTATCGTCATCTTCATAGAACTTTTACTACCCTTCAATCAAAAGGAATTATAAAATACCATGGACAAACAGTATATATTTTAAATAAAAACGAATTAAAGAAGCTTTCAAAGAATTTATATCGATAA
- a CDS encoding DMT family transporter: MYKSLALKTGVLLAIMLFFNGMLTKITGAYFSNLIFHLIGFLFILAICIVRKNQWFYFREIPIIFFLPGVLSVLTIVLNNICIPKLGITLTIGISLFGQLIISNLIDHFGLFEMKVNKFKKEKLIGFAIILVGIFAMVWL, encoded by the coding sequence ATGTATAAAAGCTTAGCATTAAAAACAGGAGTATTACTTGCTATAATGTTATTTTTCAATGGAATGCTTACAAAGATAACAGGAGCATATTTCAGCAATTTAATTTTTCATTTAATAGGTTTTTTGTTTATATTGGCTATATGTATTGTCCGAAAGAACCAATGGTTTTATTTTAGAGAAATACCAATCATATTTTTTCTACCTGGAGTGTTAAGTGTTTTAACAATAGTATTAAACAATATTTGTATTCCTAAACTAGGGATTACATTGACTATAGGAATCAGTTTATTTGGTCAATTAATCATTTCAAATTTGATTGATCATTTTGGATTGTTTGAAATGAAAGTGAACAAGTTTAAAAAAGAAAAATTAATTGGGTTTGCCATTATTTTAGTAGGGATATTTGCCATGGTTTGGCTATAG
- a CDS encoding DMT family transporter — MYIVLAFTTGFSIIFATILNGKLAQKIGVANGVMLNYLMGLLASVILCFMVRDNIPSFQVFSSIPWYYFLGGFIGVAVVFLFNITVPQIPAVYIVILPFIGQILTSSVIDYFYLDIFSKGKIIGGLLFLVGLIYNASVDKKYQNLNLDFEDQ; from the coding sequence ATGTATATAGTATTAGCATTTACAACAGGTTTTTCAATAATCTTTGCAACCATACTTAATGGAAAACTTGCTCAAAAAATTGGAGTAGCCAATGGGGTCATGTTGAATTATTTAATGGGATTGTTAGCTTCTGTGATCCTTTGTTTTATGGTAAGGGATAATATTCCTTCATTTCAGGTTTTTAGTTCTATTCCATGGTATTATTTTTTAGGTGGATTTATTGGTGTAGCAGTAGTTTTTTTATTCAACATTACAGTTCCACAGATTCCAGCTGTATATATTGTAATACTGCCCTTTATTGGACAAATTTTAACAAGTTCAGTGATAGATTATTTTTATTTAGATATTTTCTCAAAAGGAAAAATAATTGGTGGATTATTATTTCTTGTAGGATTAATCTATAATGCTAGCGTTGATAAAAAATATCAAAATTTAAATTTGGATTTTGAAGACCAGTGA
- a CDS encoding MerR family transcriptional regulator: MENKFLIGDMAKIHNISTQTLRYYDKIGLLKPKIIDENNGYRYYTIEQFEQLDTIKYLKVLGMTLKDIKEHFEKREIGNIVKLLEKQKHLTYKKIQELELIGDKIDHKIDCIKDCMNIEEYEKVRIREIFERNIVLEYIKDSDSAVEFELALKNLQNLFKDNSLMFTGKIGIIVPSNHLKTHRFDRYNAVYILVEDKFKHSNIKKLPAGKYACIYHKGSYRETYRSYKKLLDYLKDHHYEIIGDAIEIGLVDVSVTLNEEEYITEIQVPIK, from the coding sequence ATGGAAAATAAATTTCTAATAGGAGATATGGCAAAAATCCATAATATTTCAACACAGACATTAAGATACTATGATAAGATAGGTCTTTTAAAACCTAAAATAATAGATGAAAATAATGGATATCGATATTATACCATAGAGCAGTTTGAACAATTGGATACAATAAAATATCTAAAGGTTTTAGGGATGACTTTAAAGGATATAAAGGAACATTTTGAAAAAAGAGAGATAGGGAATATTGTAAAATTACTTGAAAAGCAGAAACATTTAACTTACAAAAAAATTCAAGAACTAGAATTAATAGGAGATAAAATTGATCATAAAATTGACTGTATAAAAGACTGTATGAACATAGAAGAATATGAAAAGGTAAGGATACGAGAAATATTTGAAAGAAATATTGTTCTGGAATATATAAAGGATTCAGATTCAGCTGTTGAATTTGAACTAGCTTTAAAGAATTTACAAAACCTATTTAAGGATAATTCTTTAATGTTTACTGGAAAAATAGGCATAATTGTTCCTTCAAATCATTTAAAAACACATAGATTTGATAGGTATAATGCTGTGTATATTTTAGTAGAGGATAAGTTCAAACATAGTAACATAAAAAAATTACCTGCAGGGAAATATGCATGTATTTATCATAAAGGATCATATAGAGAAACGTATAGATCTTATAAAAAATTATTAGATTATTTAAAGGACCATCATTATGAAATTATAGGAGATGCTATAGAAATTGGCTTAGTAGATGTTTCTGTAACACTAAATGAAGAGGAATATATAACAGAAATTCAAGTTCCAATAAAATAA
- a CDS encoding MATE family efflux transporter: MKKALDLKKDSVSKLFFNYLIPAVMGMLIMSLHIVIDGIFVGRGIGSDGLAAVNIVVPFFSLFAAMGILIGLGGATVVSIKFGEGKEEEGNSIFTQSIVIAIIISIIITVVSELNIEKLSYILGANDKILLFVKEYMRVIIFFAPIFILVDVLNCFVRNDRAPKLSMYAMIIGAIINCCLDYIFIFKFHWELSGAALATGISNILSITILLMHFMFKKGDLKFVRTRFVVNDMIRIFKNGFPNFLAEMSLAAVTLVFNLVLMKMLGEIGVSAYGIINYIHALMLMVFIGISQAVQPIISYNYGAKEYERARESFKLAVEVSVVFGICFFMSGILFGKNMVKLFNNNNIELMELTTSGIKIYFINYLFMGVNMVTASYFQAIEKTKFSTIITLNRGLILIMAGLFILPKIFKINGIWITTPVAEAVTLFVCWVLLKTYKREIEKFKLIEEH, encoded by the coding sequence ATGAAAAAAGCATTAGACTTAAAAAAAGATTCTGTTTCTAAATTATTTTTTAACTATCTTATTCCCGCAGTTATGGGTATGCTCATCATGTCTTTACATATAGTAATAGATGGTATATTTGTAGGACGGGGGATTGGAAGTGATGGATTAGCGGCTGTAAATATTGTAGTACCTTTTTTTTCATTATTTGCAGCTATGGGTATATTAATTGGATTAGGGGGTGCAACGGTAGTTTCCATTAAATTTGGTGAAGGGAAAGAGGAAGAAGGCAATAGCATTTTCACCCAATCAATAGTAATAGCTATAATAATAAGTATTATTATTACTGTTGTGAGTGAATTAAACATAGAAAAGCTCTCTTATATATTAGGAGCAAATGATAAAATATTACTCTTTGTAAAAGAGTATATGCGTGTAATAATATTTTTTGCACCCATATTTATTTTAGTAGATGTGCTGAACTGTTTTGTGAGAAATGACAGAGCACCTAAATTATCAATGTATGCTATGATTATAGGGGCAATTATTAATTGTTGTCTAGATTATATTTTTATTTTTAAATTTCATTGGGAACTAAGTGGAGCAGCTTTAGCAACAGGGATTAGCAATATATTATCTATTACTATATTATTGATGCATTTTATGTTTAAAAAAGGAGATCTAAAATTTGTTAGAACAAGATTTGTAGTAAATGATATGATAAGAATTTTTAAGAATGGTTTTCCAAATTTTTTAGCAGAAATGTCTTTGGCCGCAGTTACATTAGTATTTAATTTAGTTTTGATGAAAATGCTTGGAGAAATAGGGGTATCAGCTTATGGAATAATAAATTATATTCATGCATTAATGCTGATGGTTTTTATTGGAATATCCCAGGCGGTACAGCCAATAATTAGTTACAATTATGGTGCTAAAGAATATGAAAGAGCAAGAGAAAGCTTTAAACTAGCAGTGGAGGTATCTGTGGTATTTGGAATATGTTTTTTCATGTCAGGCATACTATTTGGAAAAAACATGGTTAAATTATTCAACAATAATAATATAGAGTTAATGGAATTGACGACTAGTGGTATAAAAATTTATTTTATAAATTATTTGTTTATGGGAGTGAATATGGTAACAGCTTCATATTTTCAAGCTATTGAAAAAACAAAATTTTCAACCATTATTACTTTGAACAGAGGATTAATACTCATTATGGCTGGATTATTTATTCTTCCTAAAATATTTAAAATAAATGGAATTTGGATAACCACTCCTGTAGCAGAAGCAGTGACTCTTTTTGTATGTTGGGTTTTATTAAAAACTTATAAAAGAGAAATTGAAAAATTTAAATTAATAGAGGAACATTAG
- a CDS encoding pentapeptide repeat-containing protein, with the protein MKDKKIEYKILRPRIPKELDEFYFSNDDIQNEDTFSMSVVSSCSIENQIAQQISFKQMIFRNVTFKEVSFEGIDLTDVIFENCDLSNVDFRGAIIHRVEMKNCKILGIDLSEATLQNVVLEDCNGNYAFFRFTKCKQVNFKNCVLNDTDFQEAKFTKVGFNHCNLAQSQMSGTKLKGMDFSNCEIEGIGVRMEDLYGVIVSPMQAVSLSKLLGIIIKI; encoded by the coding sequence ATGAAAGACAAAAAAATAGAATACAAAATATTACGCCCTAGAATACCCAAAGAGTTAGATGAGTTTTATTTTTCTAATGATGATATTCAAAATGAAGATACTTTTTCTATGAGTGTTGTTTCTAGTTGTTCCATTGAAAATCAAATTGCTCAACAAATAAGTTTTAAACAGATGATCTTTAGAAATGTTACATTTAAAGAAGTATCTTTTGAAGGCATTGATTTAACAGATGTTATATTTGAAAATTGTGATTTATCAAATGTAGACTTTCGTGGAGCTATTATACACAGGGTAGAAATGAAAAATTGTAAAATTTTAGGAATAGATTTGAGTGAGGCAACGTTACAAAATGTAGTATTGGAGGATTGTAATGGTAATTATGCTTTTTTTAGATTTACAAAATGTAAACAGGTGAATTTTAAAAATTGTGTATTGAATGACACGGATTTTCAAGAAGCTAAATTTACTAAGGTTGGGTTTAATCATTGTAATTTAGCACAATCTCAAATGTCAGGAACAAAATTAAAAGGGATGGATTTTAGTAATTGTGAAATAGAAGGAATAGGTGTAAGAATGGAGGATTTATATGGAGTTATTGTTTCTCCTATGCAAGCTGTTTCTCTTTCAAAACTTCTTGGGATTATTATTAAAATATAA
- a CDS encoding PRD domain-containing protein, translated as MGKYNFRILKILNNNIVLAYDFQNKEDTILIGTGIGFGKKENKKVYIPREKIQKSFVGYDEKMKNKYFSLVKQIDPKIIEISEEIIEKAENKLGELNKHIHILLTDHIGFAIERVRTGLEITNPFIDEIKLLYPDEFTIASQGIKRIKETLNADLGYGEIGFIATHLHSARKNTHVKETIKNTRLLYEIIEIIEKDLNVKICKTDYDYKRLINHLQGALNRIKNNIYIENPLLENIKEKFKESYKIIKKIRVKIEETYEVEVPEQELGYMAIHIQRLKTK; from the coding sequence TTGGGGAAATACAATTTTAGGATATTAAAGATTTTAAATAATAATATCGTATTAGCTTATGACTTTCAAAACAAAGAAGATACTATATTAATTGGAACAGGTATAGGTTTTGGGAAAAAAGAAAATAAAAAGGTTTATATTCCAAGGGAGAAGATACAAAAATCCTTTGTCGGTTATGATGAAAAGATGAAAAATAAGTACTTTAGTCTTGTAAAACAAATAGATCCGAAGATTATAGAAATAAGCGAGGAAATTATAGAGAAAGCAGAAAACAAATTAGGGGAGTTAAATAAACATATTCACATTTTGCTTACAGACCATATTGGTTTTGCAATTGAACGAGTTCGAACAGGCCTTGAAATAACAAATCCATTTATTGATGAAATTAAGCTACTATATCCAGATGAATTTACGATTGCCTCCCAAGGAATTAAGAGGATCAAGGAAACATTAAATGCAGATTTAGGATATGGTGAAATAGGATTTATAGCCACACATCTTCATTCAGCTAGGAAGAATACCCATGTAAAAGAGACGATAAAAAATACTAGACTATTATATGAAATCATCGAAATTATAGAAAAAGATTTAAATGTAAAAATATGCAAAACAGATTATGATTACAAAAGATTAATCAATCATTTACAAGGGGCATTAAATAGAATAAAAAATAATATATATATAGAAAATCCTCTTTTAGAGAACATAAAGGAAAAGTTTAAAGAATCCTATAAAATTATCAAGAAAATAAGAGTTAAAATTGAAGAAACATATGAGGTAGAGGTTCCGGAACAGGAACTAGGATATATGGCAATTCATATACAAAGATTAAAAACTAAATGA
- the nagE gene encoding N-acetylglucosamine-specific PTS transporter subunit IIBC, whose translation MSNTFGKLQKLGKSLMLPIAVMPVVALLLRFGVLLKIPFITAAGSAVFDHLPILFAIGVAIGIAKDNHGAAGLAGAIGYFTATAVAPTFNEAIEVKKMGVLAGMIAGIVAGNLYNKYHDIKLPDFLGFFGGKRFVPIVTSLVSILIGVIYGFVWPYVQEAIDVIANWIIGAGAPGYFVFGTVNRLLIPTGLHHILNSVVWFVFGEFNGATGDLGRFFAGDPNAGLFMTGFFPVMMFGLPAAALAMYTTAKKENKKAVGGALLSVAFTAFLTGITEPIEFMFMFLAPGLYVIHALLTGVSLAVTNVLGIHHGFGFSAGALDFGINMNLATKGWLLIPIGLVFFVVYYVIFVFAIKKFDIKTPGREDLDENAVEFSKVDDLDGLAKDYLVALGGKENIVELDSCITRLRLTLKDSGRVDEKGLKNLGASGVLKINDKNVQVIVGTKVEILSTRMKKLL comes from the coding sequence ATGAGTAATACGTTTGGAAAACTTCAGAAGCTAGGGAAATCTTTAATGTTGCCTATTGCAGTAATGCCAGTGGTAGCCTTACTTTTAAGATTTGGAGTGTTACTAAAAATACCTTTTATTACAGCAGCAGGAAGTGCTGTATTTGATCATCTGCCAATATTATTTGCTATTGGTGTAGCTATAGGTATTGCAAAAGATAATCATGGAGCAGCAGGTCTTGCAGGTGCTATAGGATACTTTACAGCTACAGCTGTTGCACCAACTTTTAACGAAGCAATAGAAGTGAAAAAAATGGGTGTTTTAGCAGGGATGATTGCAGGGATTGTAGCAGGAAATCTTTATAATAAGTATCATGACATTAAGTTGCCAGATTTTTTAGGATTCTTTGGGGGAAAGCGTTTTGTTCCAATTGTAACTTCTTTAGTATCTATTCTTATTGGTGTTATTTATGGATTTGTATGGCCATATGTTCAAGAAGCAATTGATGTTATTGCCAATTGGATTATAGGAGCAGGAGCTCCTGGATACTTTGTATTTGGTACAGTAAATAGATTGTTAATTCCAACAGGACTTCATCATATCTTGAATAGTGTTGTGTGGTTTGTATTTGGAGAGTTTAATGGAGCTACAGGAGATTTAGGAAGATTCTTTGCAGGAGATCCAAATGCAGGATTATTTATGACTGGATTTTTCCCTGTAATGATGTTTGGTCTTCCTGCAGCAGCACTTGCTATGTATACTACAGCTAAAAAAGAAAATAAAAAGGCAGTAGGAGGGGCTTTATTATCTGTTGCGTTTACAGCATTTTTAACAGGAATTACAGAACCAATTGAATTTATGTTTATGTTCCTAGCTCCAGGACTATATGTTATCCATGCCCTATTAACAGGAGTTTCATTAGCGGTAACAAATGTTTTAGGGATTCATCATGGATTTGGTTTTTCAGCAGGAGCACTAGATTTTGGAATAAATATGAATTTAGCAACGAAAGGATGGCTTTTAATCCCTATAGGATTGGTATTCTTTGTGGTATATTATGTTATATTTGTTTTTGCAATCAAGAAATTTGATATCAAAACTCCAGGAAGAGAAGATTTAGATGAAAATGCAGTAGAGTTTAGCAAAGTAGATGATTTAGATGGATTAGCTAAAGACTATTTAGTAGCTTTAGGAGGAAAAGAAAATATTGTGGAATTAGATTCTTGTATTACAAGATTAAGACTTACATTGAAGGACTCAGGAAGGGTTGATGAAAAAGGATTGAAAAATCTTGGCGCATCAGGAGTATTAAAAATTAATGATAAAAACGTACAGGTTATTGTAGGAACAAAGGTAGAAATATTATCTACTAGAATGAAGAAGCTGTTATAA
- the nagA gene encoding N-acetylglucosamine-6-phosphate deacetylase, with translation MKAIINAKIILEEGILNDFVLLYTNKIVDLVKKNDFKQLDYVGEIIDAKGNFVSPGLIDLHIHGSAGFDTMDATIDAINKISKSIAKTGVTCFLPATMTLSKEAIKKALENIRACMNKKLEGAKVLGAHLEGPFISKKYRGAQNEKYIIKPDYEFVKPYLDLLKIITFAPEEDENSLFIEKMKKHKNIKLSMGHTGATFEQALKAIDGGVHCVTHTFNGMTGLHHRNPGVIGAVFSRDIFCELIADKIHVHKGFFQAFIDINKKNRIILITDSMRAGCMICGEYELGGKKVIVDKKSARLEDGTLAGSILKLNEAVRNIRDHTNYKLNEIINMASINPAKAIGVDNQLGSIQKGKIADFVIFDEDMNVICTIIDGNIVYEVKTNEDYLR, from the coding sequence ATGAAAGCTATTATCAATGCTAAAATCATTTTAGAAGAGGGTATTTTAAATGATTTTGTACTTTTATATACAAATAAAATAGTAGATCTAGTTAAAAAAAATGATTTTAAACAATTAGATTATGTAGGAGAAATCATAGATGCAAAAGGCAACTTTGTATCTCCCGGGTTAATTGATCTTCATATACATGGGTCAGCAGGTTTTGATACGATGGATGCTACTATTGATGCAATAAATAAGATTTCAAAATCTATAGCCAAAACAGGAGTAACTTGTTTTTTACCTGCAACAATGACCTTGTCTAAAGAAGCTATAAAAAAAGCATTAGAAAATATCAGAGCGTGTATGAATAAAAAATTAGAAGGCGCAAAAGTTTTAGGTGCACATCTAGAAGGGCCTTTTATTAGTAAAAAATATAGAGGGGCTCAAAATGAAAAATATATTATAAAACCTGATTATGAGTTTGTAAAACCTTATTTAGATCTATTAAAAATTATAACTTTTGCACCAGAGGAAGATGAAAATAGTCTATTTATAGAAAAGATGAAAAAACATAAAAATATAAAGCTTTCCATGGGCCATACAGGAGCTACTTTTGAACAAGCACTAAAAGCCATAGATGGAGGAGTTCATTGTGTAACACATACCTTTAATGGGATGACAGGACTTCATCATAGAAATCCAGGGGTCATAGGAGCTGTATTTTCAAGGGATATATTTTGTGAACTCATTGCAGATAAGATTCATGTGCATAAAGGTTTTTTTCAGGCTTTTATAGACATTAATAAAAAAAATCGAATTATTTTAATCACAGATTCTATGAGAGCAGGATGCATGATTTGTGGAGAATATGAATTAGGGGGTAAAAAGGTAATTGTAGATAAAAAATCTGCAAGGCTTGAGGATGGGACTCTAGCAGGAAGCATACTTAAATTAAATGAAGCTGTAAGGAATATTAGAGATCATACGAATTACAAATTGAATGAAATTATCAATATGGCAAGTATAAATCCCGCAAAAGCCATAGGAGTAGATAATCAACTAGGGAGTATCCAAAAAGGGAAAATTGCAGATTTTGTTATTTTTGATGAAGATATGAATGTGATTTGTACCATAATAGATGGAAATATAGTATATGAGGTGAAAACGAATGAGGATTATTTGCGTTGA